In Oncorhynchus tshawytscha isolate Ot180627B linkage group LG06, Otsh_v2.0, whole genome shotgun sequence, the following are encoded in one genomic region:
- the LOC112252089 gene encoding lipoamide acyltransferase component of branched-chain alpha-keto acid dehydrogenase complex, mitochondrial-like, translating to MAAFTRGSFTFMRRLILEHRHKRCCSRVQTGRPDYTLYPHSVFIPQLCSTRFFRTSYVTPGPILPFKLSDIGEGIMEVTVKEWYVKEGDKVSQFDSICEVQSDKASVTITSRYDGVIKKLYYEVDATALVGTALVDIETESGPEVAHEEDVVETPAMSHDEHTHQEIKGHKTQATPAVRRLAMENNIKLSEVVGTGRDGRILKEDILNFLAKQTGAILPLTPFHEIQPPLPTASAPSSGVKPKAKFPPSVPLPAISRPVFSGTDSTEPLKGFHKAMVKTMTAALKIPHFGYCDEVNLTRLVQLRKELKGLSEARGVKLSYMPFFIKAASLGLLRFPILNASVDEAVQNITYKVSHNIGLAMDTSRGLLVPNVKNVQMLSVFEIAVELNRMQTLGATGQLGTADLTGGTFTLSNIGSIGGTYAKPVILPPEVAIGALGKIQVLPRFNSRDEVVKAHIMNVSWSADHRIIDGATMARFSNLWRDYLANPASMVLDLK from the exons ATGGCGGCATTTACTAGAGGCTCATTCACATTTATGAGACGCTTG ATTTTGGAACACCGGCACAAGCGTTGCTGCTCCAGGGTCCAAACTGGCCGACCAGACTACACCCTCTATCCCCACTCTGTCTTCATCCCTCAGCTGTGCAGCACTAGGTTTTTTCGCACAAGTTATG TCACACCAGGACCAATTCTGCCATTCAAACTTTCAGATATTGGTGAGGGCATCATGGAGGTGACGGTGAAGGAATG GTATGTAAAGGAGGGAGACAAGGTGTCTCAGTTTGACAGCATCTGTGAGGTACAGAGTGACAAGGCATCTGTTACCATCACAAGTCGCTATGACGGTGTCATTAAAAAGCTCTACTATGAGGTGGATGCTACAGCCTTAGTGGGCACAGCGCTGGTGGATATCGAGACAGAGTCCGGTCCGG AGGTGGCCCATGAGGAGGATGTTGTGGAGACCCCGGCAATGTCACACGATGAGCACACACACCAGGAAATCAAGGGACACAAGACCCAGGCCACCCCTGCAGTCCGTCGTTTAGCTATGGAGAACAAT ATAAAGCTGAGTGAAGTGGTCGGAACGGGGAGAGACGGACGGATCCTCAAAGAGGACATCCTCAACTTCCTGGCCAAACAGACAGGGGCCATCTTACCCCTGACCCCATTCCACGAGATTCAGCCTCCACTTCCCACAGCATCCGCCCCCTCTTCGGGTGTCAAGCCCAAGGCGAAGTTCCCACCAAGTGTTCCGCTCCCTGCAATCTCCAGGCCTGTCTTCTCGGGCACGGACAGCACTGAGCCCCTGAAAG GTTTCCACAAAGCGATGGTAAAGACCATGACTGCCGCCTTGAAAATTCCCCACTTTGGGTACTGTGATGAGGTGAACCTGACCAGGCTGGTACAGCTGCGCAAGGAGCTGAAGGGCCTGTCAGAGGCTCGTGGTGTCAAGCTCAGCTACATGCCCTTCTTCATCAAG GCTGCTTCTCTGGGCCTACTCCGTTTCCCCATCCTCAACGCCTCAGTGGATGAGGCTGTTCAGAACATCACCTACAAG GTGTCCCACAACATTGGCCTGGCCATGGACACGAGCCGGGGTCTGCTGGTACCCAATGTGAAGAATGTGCAGATGCTGAGTGTGTTTGAGATTGCCGTGGAGCTCAACCGCATGCAGACTCTGGGCGCCACAGGCCAGCTGGGCACGGCCGACCTCACAGGAGGCACCTTCACCCTCTCCAACATCGGCTCT ATTGGAGGCACGTATGCAAAGCCAGTGATTTTGCCTCCAGAGGTGGCGATTGGCGCTCTGGGAAAGATCCAG GTCCTGCCGAGGTTTAACTCAAGGGACGAGGTGGTGAAAGCTCATATCATGAATGTCAGCTGGTCGGCAGACCACCGGATAATCGACGGGGCCACAATGGCGCGGTTCTCGAACCTGTGGAGGGACTACCTGGCGAACCCAGCATCAATGGTCCTGGACCTAAAATGA
- the lrrc39 gene encoding leucine-rich repeat-containing protein 39 — protein sequence MTGVAVCSGSVSSIKSLWETRIKKTKQDLQKQQEQRAGVGRVRHNWEDRIILAKLKEKVVTEEGRVILRIEKEEWKTLPRALVHFPQLMEWQLHRVGLQTIPRFVSSFENLLVLDLSRNAITEIPKEIGKLTRLRELLVSYNRVQSVPEELGCCENLEKLELAMNRDLDELPSEISNLKKLCHLDLSMNQFTEIPESVVSLPALEWLDMGGNQLQSLPHDIHRMEKLHTMWLQRNELEFLPDNICYMRSLDTLVLSNNKLHDIPSMMEDMNNLRFVNFRDNPLTYEVELPAAPKKSEDEEEDDREMFGRDFMRVYCQEARKRVNAMLNMHRVNPPESNYTSELNVTLEAVAESAPLL from the exons ATGACCGGGGTGGCAGTGTGCAGTGGCTCCGTCAGCTCTATCAAGTCCCTTTGGGAGACTAGAATTAAGAAAACGAAACAAGATCTGCAGAAGCAACAAGAACAAAGGGCCGGTGTAGGTAG GGTGAGACATAACTGGGAAGATCGGATTATATTGGCCAAGCTGAAAGAGAAGGTGGTGACAGAGGAAGGACGTGTCATTTTAAGGATAGAGAAAGAAGAATGGAAG ACTTTGCCTCGAGCCTTGGTTCACTTTCCTCAACTCATGGAGTGGCAGCTTCACAGGGTTGGACTACAGACAATCCCCCGCTTCGTTTCCAGCTTTGAGAATCTGCTTGTTCTTGACCTGTCCCGAAATGCCATCACAGAGATCCCAAAAGAGATTG GTAAACTGACCAGGCTAAGGGAGCTGCTGGTGAGCTACAATAGAGTGCAAAGTGTTCCAGAAGAACTGGGCTGTTGTGAGAACCTGGAGAAACTGGAGCTGGCAATGAACAGGGACCTTGACGAGCTGCCTTCAGAG ATTAGCAACCTGAAGAAGCTTTGCCACTTGGATCTCTCCATGAACCAGTTCACAGAGATCCCAGAGAGTGTGGTGAGTCTGCCTGCCCTGGAATGGTTGGATATGGGTGGAAATCAGCTGCAGAGCTTACCACATGACATCCACAG AATGGAGAAGCTGCATACTATGTGGCTGCAGAGGAACGAACTGGAGTTCCTGCCTGACAACATCTGTTACATGCGAAGCCTGGACACGCTGGTGCTTAGCAACAATAAGCTACATGACATTCCCTCAATGATGGAGGACATGAACAACCTCAG GTTTGTGAATTTCAGAGACAACCCTCTAACATATGAAGTGGAGCTGCCTGCTGCCCCGAAGAAAtctgaggatgaggaagaggatgacagagagatgTTTGGCCGAGATTTCATGCGCGTCTACTGCCAGGAGGCACGGAAAAGAGTTAACGCCATGCTAAATATGCATCGTGTAAATC CACCTGAGTCAAACTACACCTCAGAACTAAATGTGACCCTTGAAGCTGTGGCAGAATCTGCACCGTTACTGTGA